The nucleotide window CCAACCGACATTAAGCGCACAGTTAAAATCATTTGAAGATTCTTTAGGTGAGCCAGTCTTTGATCGCGTCGGCAGAAATTTAGTGCTCACAGAAACAGGCACAATCGTCTTCAAATATGCAGAACAAATTTTTGCGTTAGGCAATGAATTAATTGACGTTGTCGAAGGTAAAAGCATTATTCGCACAGAGCATTTACGAATTGGAATTGCCGATGTTGTCCCCAAGCATCTTGCCTATAAGGTCATTTCGCCAATCCTTAAGCTTGATCCAACTCCAAAAATTACCTGCTCAGAGGATAACTCCGAAAAACTCCTGGCTGCTCTGGCAATTCAAGAATTAGACATAGTGCTGGCTGATTCTCCCCTACCTCCTTCAACGCGCGTCAGAGCCTATAACCATCTTGCGCATGAAGCTACTGTTTCATTTGTCGCCACAAAATCTTTAGCCGAAAAGCACCGACGCAATTTTCCTAGAAGCTTAAATCACTGTCCAATTCTACTGCCCAGTCAAAACTCAGTCTTACGGCGTGAGCTTACGATCTTTTTTGAGAATCAGAATATTACGCCGCATATTGCTGCTGAATTTGACGACAGTGCTTTAATGAAAATTTTTGGCGCAAATGGCCTGGGAGCATTGCCTATTCCAAGTTCTGTGGAAAAAGACGTATGCAAGGAATTTAACTTGAAACTTGTCGGACGGATCGAAAGCATCAAAGAACGACTATACTTAATTTCGCTGGAACGTCGCATCAAGAGCCCTATCGTCAATTTAATGCTGCAATCGGCAAACAAAACATAAAAGAAACAATATATTTATAAAAACTATAATATAGTTTGATTGTATTTATTCGACCTTAAAGCGAGCTTAATGCATATTAGCTAAATATTATTTTATTGAGGTGACGTGAACGAGTTAATTTTATTTCCAATTTCAGAATATTGGTGGCTATACCTTGCGTTTATTGGCTTTGTCGCTTTGATGCTGGCCCTCGATCTTGGCGTTTTTCACAAAGACGCTCATGAAGTTTCCTTTAAGGAAGCCGCAACTTGGAGTGTCGCCTGGGTAAGCCTGGCTTTAATCTTCAATTACGGGTTTTATCAATATGCTCTGTGGAAGTTCCCGATGGATCCACGCTTAGCGCAAATCCCTGATTTCAATGCCATCGCTTCTGCCGAAAGGGTGGCGCTGGAATTTTTAACCGGATTTGTTGTCGAAAAGAGCCTTGCTGTTGATAACATTTTCGTCTTCGTTATTGTCTTTGCTTTTTTTGGTATACCAGCCAAGTATCAGCATCGCGTTTTGTTCTGGGGGATTATTGGAGCAGTTTTCTTCCGTGCAATTTTTATTGGGGTTGGTTCGGTGCTGATGCAGTATAAAGCAATCGTAATCTTCTTCGGAGCATTGCTGATTTTAACTGGAATAAAGATTTTCTTTGCACCACAAAAGCCAATTGATCCAGGGAAAAACCCGCTGATTAAATGGCTTAAACGCTCGCTACCCGTCACAGATAAAATTCATGGAGATAAATTTTTTATCAAGCAAGACGGAAAGCGCTATATTACACCGCTATTTCTTGCCTTAATTTTCATTGAACTCAGCGATATAATTTTTGCAATTGATTCAGTGCCAGCAATTTTTGCACTAAGCTCCGAACCATTAATCGTCTTTACTTCAAACATTTTTGCAATCCTTGGACTACGTGCAATGTATTTCCTACTAGCAGGAGTTGTCGATAAATTTTACCTCTTAAAATATGCGCTTGGCGTAGTTTTAGTCTTCGTGGGTTTAAAAATGGCTTGGCTCAATCAGGCCTTTGGCGGCAAATTCCCAATTTCTTGGTCGCTAATAATCATTACAACAATCATTGGAACTGGAATTGCAGCTTCGCTGCTTCGCAAAAAACCTGAGAGCGTTTTACCTGCATGACCCAACTTTCGATCTCAAATCGAAACCTATTAGTCGGATGGGCAGGGATTATTGCAATCTGTGCCCTGACTTATTTAGTGATCAAGCCATTTATCGGCGCATTAGCCTGGGCCGTGCTGCTAGTGATCACTACATGGCCTGCTTATCGCCAATTAAAATATTATTTACGAAAATTATCTAATCGCTTCGCCGAAGCTGCCCCGTTGATTATGACTGGCGTACTAACGATTGGAATTTTCGCGATCTTTCTTCCATTATTTGGAGAACTAGCAAAAGAGCTCAATGCGGTCCTAATCTTTAGTCAACAGATTGACTCTAAGCAAAAATTAGAGAGCTTGCTGGTCGACATTCCACTAATCGGCTCGATTCTCAAAGAGCATTTGGCTTATACGGGCCCGCAATTAGCGCAGATTGTCATTGAACATCAAGGCAAGATTACAGCCACTTTAGCTAGCACTCTACAAGGTGTCGGTAAGGCCTTATTCACAACCCTCTTTGCACTCTTTACCTCGTTTTTTCTCTACAAATATGGTGAAAAAATTCGCGTGAAATTTGCTGATCTGGCCTACCATGTTGGGGGATCTAAAACTGAAGCAATTATTGTCACACTCAAGGCGACTCTGATTGGCACGGTTTACGGAATCCTACTCACAGCTCTCGTGCAAGGAGCGTTAGCTGGGATTGGTTTTTACTTTGCCGGCTCGAGCACGCCATTGTTATACGCGGCCTTAGTGACAATCGTTTCCCCGATCCCCTTTGGAGCTCCATTGATATATCTGCCGGCAATTGGGGCGATGTATTACCATGGTGGCGAGCTTGAAGTTTTAATTCCGCTTTTACTTTGGTGTATAGCGATTGTCAGCACCGCCGACAATTTTTTAAGACCAATTTTTGTTAGTCAAACAGTCAATATGTCTTTTTATCTAGTCGTAATTGGAATCCTCGGGGGATTACTGGCCTTTGGCTTTATTGGTCTATTCTACGGGCCAGTAATTATGGCAGCAAGCTACGCACTGTGGAGCGCGCTGACGGAGAACGATGGCGGCGCAAGAATCAATACTCCAACAGATTAGCTATTAAAAGCGATAAGTCAGGCCCCCACGCACGCGATAGCTAGGAGCAATTTGAGTTCCGCTACTATCATAGTCGATTGGGAAATCAATCTCGAAGTTAGCAAAGAGATTACTATTTGAGACTAAAATAATTTCAGGGCCCCAGAAAATTGAATCAACGCTCGTAGCTGGATCGACCACACCGTCACGCTTGTCTTTGCCCTTATGCTCCCCGGAGATATTAAGACGCGCTGCGATTTGCTGATCTTCGCCCATATAGAAGTAGTGACCGGGTCCAAAATCCCAGAGCAAATCATCAGCGTAGCGATAGTCGTAGTCACCTTCCGTACGCAAAGAATAATTGATTGAAGCCCTCACAAACGTGCGGTGCACTTCGTAAAATAAATTTAGGACCAACGGCACATCCACCGATCCTGAACCTAGACTTAAGTCGTGCCCGTGAACTGCGTGCGCCATTTGCTCTTCTGCATGGCCCTCATCACCGTGATCTTCGTCGCCGTGTAACGTCTGGATTTTTTGGTGTTCCATCATGTGATGATCATGCTCGACCTCATCTTCGTGATCAGTTTCGTCAGCCGCTGGCATGTCTTCATGGTGTTCATCGTGCTCTTCTGGTTTAAGCAATGCAGTGTCCCCAGTTGGCAACTTAAGACCAAAAAGCAACTGCGCGCTAAAATATGTATCCTTTTCTGCATAGCGATACGGGAAGTAGCTAGCTAATAAGATCACATCGCCGATGCCGGATTCAGAACCTTTCTCAGTAGTATTGTCCTCAAACTTTTTATATTGGCGATCGATATAAGGGAGAATTAATTTGGCACCATAACGCTCATTAAAGTCATAGGTCCCCATGACTTGCGTGATAGAGCTGCGGACATACTGGTCATGTTCATTCTCGATTTTTTTACCCTCAACGCGAATTTCATCAAAATTCGTGTACTGCTCAGCAAGAGTAAGCTGCAGTCTCTGCGGTGCAGGTTTGTGCGACTCCAAAGAGCTATAAATTGCACACAAGTCACATGCAGCTGCACTGTGGACAAAAACAAGCGCTAAGACCAAAGCAATCAATAAAACATTTCTGTGGGACATCGTCTTGCTCCAAATATAACTTCGGAGTTGATACATTGGTCGCTGAAAAATGTCACTGCGACAATTTGTCGCAGCTTATTTTAAATTTTGTGGGATTTTTTGCAGTTTACGTTGCAGCGAGCGGCGATCAATCCTCAAGGCCTTGGCTGCATGGGTAATATTTCCCTGATATTCGAAGAGGATTCTTTGAATGTGATCCCATTCAACTTGGTCAATACTAGGAATTTCTACTTGTGCTTGCGGCTCATAATCGAAAGCACAAATTACCTCTTGAACCGAGCAAGGCTTAGTCAAATATGAAATGGCCCCGCGTTTGATCGCTGCCTGAGTCGTAGCGATGCTACCATAGCCAGTTAAAATTACAATCTGCAAGTTCGCATCATGATCTAACAACATCGAAAGCCCTGACAAGCCGTCAACTTCCGGCATTTTTAAATCAAGCACAACATGTGTAATCTTGTGAGCAGAACAAATTTCCAGTGCAGCACTTACATTTGCAGCCGACAAGGCAAAATGCCCGCGCAGGATTAATGCCTCGGTAAGTTTTTTCCGAAAGTTATCATCGTCATCGACAACTAAATATAGTTTTTCATCTGCGTCCATACAACCTTACGTGGGATTTCAATTTTCACTAGCGTTCCTTGGTCAACTGTCGAATCATACTCAATCTCACCGTCCAAACTGCGAATAAACGTCTTAGAAATAAATACGCCTAAACCCATCCCACGACCAGCGGACTTCGTCGTAAAGAAAGGTTCCCCGATGCGAGGCAAATTAAGTTCCGCAATACCCTCACCTCGATCTTGCACCGAGACTATCAGCTTTCGATCATCTGCTGTAATTTTAATATTAATCGCAGCATTTCCGGGCGAGGCTTCGATCGCATTATTAATAATGTTTTTGATACTTTGCAAAAATCCTTCCAAAGGAATTGTCACTGATTGCTCGCACTCAACACAGTCAAGCTGCAGTCGGCTGCGCACTGCTGGCGGGTATTCTTGTCTTAAGCGTTCAACAATTCTTGCCAGCGTTACTTCAACCGGCATTTCTCCAGC belongs to bacterium and includes:
- a CDS encoding LysR family transcriptional regulator — protein: MHWLNYHHLYYFWHIAKSGSITAACKILKLAQPTLSAQLKSFEDSLGEPVFDRVGRNLVLTETGTIVFKYAEQIFALGNELIDVVEGKSIIRTEHLRIGIADVVPKHLAYKVISPILKLDPTPKITCSEDNSEKLLAALAIQELDIVLADSPLPPSTRVRAYNHLAHEATVSFVATKSLAEKHRRNFPRSLNHCPILLPSQNSVLRRELTIFFENQNITPHIAAEFDDSALMKIFGANGLGALPIPSSVEKDVCKEFNLKLVGRIESIKERLYLISLERRIKSPIVNLMLQSANKT
- a CDS encoding TerC/Alx family metal homeostasis membrane protein, encoding MSEYWWLYLAFIGFVALMLALDLGVFHKDAHEVSFKEAATWSVAWVSLALIFNYGFYQYALWKFPMDPRLAQIPDFNAIASAERVALEFLTGFVVEKSLAVDNIFVFVIVFAFFGIPAKYQHRVLFWGIIGAVFFRAIFIGVGSVLMQYKAIVIFFGALLILTGIKIFFAPQKPIDPGKNPLIKWLKRSLPVTDKIHGDKFFIKQDGKRYITPLFLALIFIELSDIIFAIDSVPAIFALSSEPLIVFTSNIFAILGLRAMYFLLAGVVDKFYLLKYALGVVLVFVGLKMAWLNQAFGGKFPISWSLIIITTIIGTGIAASLLRKKPESVLPA
- a CDS encoding AI-2E family transporter codes for the protein MTQLSISNRNLLVGWAGIIAICALTYLVIKPFIGALAWAVLLVITTWPAYRQLKYYLRKLSNRFAEAAPLIMTGVLTIGIFAIFLPLFGELAKELNAVLIFSQQIDSKQKLESLLVDIPLIGSILKEHLAYTGPQLAQIVIEHQGKITATLASTLQGVGKALFTTLFALFTSFFLYKYGEKIRVKFADLAYHVGGSKTEAIIVTLKATLIGTVYGILLTALVQGALAGIGFYFAGSSTPLLYAALVTIVSPIPFGAPLIYLPAIGAMYYHGGELEVLIPLLLWCIAIVSTADNFLRPIFVSQTVNMSFYLVVIGILGGLLAFGFIGLFYGPVIMAASYALWSALTENDGGARINTPTD
- a CDS encoding response regulator, yielding MDADEKLYLVVDDDDNFRKKLTEALILRGHFALSAANVSAALEICSAHKITHVVLDLKMPEVDGLSGLSMLLDHDANLQIVILTGYGSIATTQAAIKRGAISYLTKPCSVQEVICAFDYEPQAQVEIPSIDQVEWDHIQRILFEYQGNITHAAKALRIDRRSLQRKLQKIPQNLK